One stretch of Saccharopolyspora erythraea DNA includes these proteins:
- a CDS encoding amidohydrolase family protein, which produces MRAMPIALRLHAPMALPCDPNCSIIRDAVVDVDAEGRILYCGPRVDAPARPADARVRECSGILLPGLVNSHAHSPMTLLRGMGADLPLLPWLQDVIWPAESRLRPADIRAGMELGCVEMLRAGVTTSAEMYFGGESVVEGVLAVGSRVVLASAVIDTPALSAFGTWQDMVDGLSGWIDADGLRFGPGERVELAYGPHSAYTLPPEALETIGGAARQRGALVHTHVAETLQEDVAQREEFGSVPALLEKVGLLGGRVLAAHGVHLSDDDIALFARRGVGVAHCPGSNAKLASGTARLVDLLAAGVAVGLGTDGPSANDDLDLWEEIQLAGLFARTVTGEATALSADAALLAATRGGADAIHRDDIGALEPGRWADVVHLDVDNPAFATGLDAPDEQVLANVVWAAGSRCVRDVWVAGEEVLHDREPTRVDRRRVQAAARTAAAHVRD; this is translated from the coding sequence ATGCGGGCCATGCCGATCGCACTACGCCTCCACGCGCCGATGGCGCTGCCCTGCGACCCGAACTGCTCGATCATCCGGGACGCCGTGGTGGACGTCGACGCGGAAGGTCGAATCCTCTACTGCGGTCCGCGCGTCGACGCACCGGCTCGGCCCGCGGACGCCCGGGTCCGGGAGTGCAGCGGAATCCTGCTGCCCGGACTGGTCAACTCCCACGCCCACAGCCCGATGACCCTGCTGCGCGGCATGGGCGCGGACCTTCCGCTGCTGCCGTGGCTGCAGGACGTGATCTGGCCTGCCGAGTCGCGGCTGCGGCCCGCCGACATCCGGGCGGGCATGGAGCTGGGCTGCGTGGAGATGCTGCGCGCGGGCGTGACCACCAGCGCGGAGATGTACTTCGGCGGCGAGTCGGTCGTCGAGGGCGTGCTCGCCGTCGGCTCGCGGGTGGTGCTGGCCTCCGCCGTGATCGACACGCCCGCGCTGAGCGCCTTCGGCACCTGGCAGGACATGGTCGACGGGCTCAGCGGCTGGATCGACGCCGACGGGCTGCGCTTCGGTCCCGGTGAGCGTGTCGAGCTCGCCTACGGCCCGCACTCGGCGTACACGCTGCCGCCGGAGGCGCTGGAGACCATCGGCGGGGCGGCGCGGCAGCGCGGTGCGCTGGTGCACACCCACGTCGCGGAGACCCTGCAGGAGGACGTCGCGCAGCGCGAGGAGTTCGGTTCGGTGCCCGCGCTGCTGGAGAAGGTCGGGCTGCTGGGCGGGCGGGTGCTCGCCGCGCACGGCGTGCACCTGAGCGACGACGACATCGCCCTGTTCGCGCGGCGCGGCGTCGGGGTCGCGCACTGCCCCGGCTCCAACGCCAAGCTCGCCTCCGGCACGGCGCGGCTGGTCGACCTGCTGGCCGCCGGGGTGGCGGTCGGCCTGGGCACCGACGGCCCGTCGGCCAACGACGACCTCGACCTCTGGGAGGAGATCCAGCTCGCGGGCCTGTTCGCGCGCACCGTCACCGGCGAGGCCACCGCGCTGAGCGCGGACGCGGCGCTGCTGGCCGCCACCCGCGGCGGCGCCGACGCGATCCACCGCGACGACATCGGCGCGCTGGAGCCCGGCCGCTGGGCCGACGTCGTGCACCTGGACGTCGACAACCCGGCGTTCGCCACCGGCCTGGACGCCCCGGACGAGCAGGTGCTGGCCAACGTGGTGTGGGCGGCGGGCTCGCGCTGCGTGCGCGACGTCTGGGTCGCGGGCGAGGAGGTCCTGCACGACCGGGAACCCACCCGCGTCGACCGCAGGCGGGTTCAGGCCGCGGCCCGCACCGCCGCCGCCCACGTCAGGGACTGA
- the trmB gene encoding tRNA (guanosine(46)-N7)-methyltransferase TrmB: MNASDQQVPFRRTVVSYVQRGERMTSGQQRAWDQYWPDLGAEVTALPEGPLDTTSWFGRRAPVVLEIGSGMGETTAQLAAVAPEANYLAIEVYKPGLAQLMLRAEKLELTNLRLLRGDAIVLLRDHVEPGSLSEVRIYFPDPWPKKRHHKRRLVQDASVELITSRLAPGGVLHMATDWENYAEQMLEVCQDQPLLHNRYADEPGGWAPRPDWRPVTKFENRAHDEGRVVHDLIFERI, from the coding sequence GTGAATGCCTCTGACCAGCAGGTTCCGTTTCGTCGTACGGTCGTCAGCTACGTCCAGCGCGGCGAGCGCATGACGAGCGGCCAGCAGCGGGCCTGGGACCAGTACTGGCCGGATCTCGGCGCCGAGGTCACCGCGCTGCCGGAAGGCCCGCTCGACACCACGTCGTGGTTCGGCCGCCGGGCGCCGGTGGTGCTGGAGATCGGTTCGGGCATGGGCGAGACCACCGCTCAGCTCGCGGCCGTCGCGCCCGAGGCCAACTACCTGGCCATCGAGGTCTACAAGCCCGGTCTGGCCCAGCTCATGCTGCGCGCCGAGAAGCTGGAGCTGACCAACCTGCGGCTGCTGCGCGGCGACGCGATCGTCCTGCTGCGCGACCACGTCGAGCCAGGGTCGCTGTCGGAGGTGCGGATCTACTTCCCGGACCCGTGGCCGAAGAAGCGCCACCACAAGCGCAGGCTGGTCCAGGACGCCTCGGTCGAGCTGATCACCTCCCGGCTGGCACCGGGCGGTGTGCTGCACATGGCGACGGACTGGGAGAACTACGCCGAGCAGATGCTCGAGGTCTGCCAGGACCAGCCGCTGCTGCACAACCGCTACGCCGACGAGCCGGGTGGGTGGGCCCCGCGTCCGGACTGGCGGCCGGTGACGAAGTTCGAGAACCGCGCCCACGACGAGGGCCGCGTGGTCCACGACCTGATCTTCGAGCGCATCTAG
- a CDS encoding universal stress protein gives MQRVEIDGGVAVGVDSSASSVRALLLAAEEAKRRETVLHVVRAWSMRTAPRPEECPPGTVPSTEQYQQAVIADTQRIVDSKLGSEPQVPVELHIVHSPSPQALLSASRGADLLVVGHRGRGGFAGLMLGSVAEQVVRHAACPVLVVRPNI, from the coding sequence ATGCAACGAGTCGAGATCGACGGCGGGGTCGCCGTCGGGGTGGACAGCTCGGCCTCGTCGGTGCGCGCGCTGCTGTTGGCCGCCGAGGAGGCCAAGCGGCGGGAGACCGTGCTGCACGTGGTGCGAGCGTGGAGCATGCGGACGGCGCCGCGACCGGAGGAGTGTCCGCCCGGGACGGTGCCCAGCACCGAGCAGTACCAGCAGGCGGTCATCGCCGACACCCAGCGGATCGTCGACAGCAAGCTGGGTTCCGAGCCCCAGGTGCCGGTCGAGCTCCACATAGTGCACTCGCCGTCACCGCAGGCGCTGCTCTCGGCCTCTCGCGGCGCCGACCTGCTCGTGGTCGGCCACCGCGGCCGGGGCGGGTTCGCCGGGCTGATGCTCGGCTCGGTCGCCGAGCAGGTCGTGCGGCACGCGGCGTGCCCGGTGCTGGTGGTCCGCCCGAACATCTAG
- a CDS encoding sensor histidine kinase, with protein sequence MSEYPTTPTASTWAARLRGLVRAQWIFALVIGLAWCGEMVLSIDRPDRDAVVLPGLTAMAALAVLARRWPVFCGLAGAVALGASTIAIGYFDADSYSFGLLAVRPTENIAGLAMVVYVFWLRPKRYAIPVTTALVVSCLVALFARTSESYVYASQDASRSVGVGFVELVLAVGTGVYLRGRKPRSDDTPLQALLRRQWPVMGVLFAFLCLELLSGDGVVSTVIVALGGAVLAVLAVLAPLRPSETTMLGAVALATTALTMWITGAGANTWLLGPISPSAIASGMILLAFSTRYAPPRNAVWNGCALVGAALFALFVTPSGDSVRVGDYLSFLFMGGLLLVLSVGTGVYFRARDDERARTVHSAVSSAQQAERMALARELHDVVAHHVTGIVVQAQAAQLVSEKNPQAATEALARIADSGTEALTAMRRLVASMRGAEPAGASQVTEQATTDLEADLRALVQGAQRHSSESVSRAHIDLSVDIRHEIPLEVARSALRVVQESLTNSGKHALDVSRVEVAVTSNETHLHTRVADDGNGTHARPVGGSGGYGLVGMRERVELLGGRFHAGPGDHVGWRVEAWLPLGEQNKEEGAA encoded by the coding sequence GTGAGCGAGTACCCGACGACCCCCACCGCTTCGACCTGGGCGGCCCGGCTGCGCGGGCTCGTGCGCGCGCAGTGGATCTTCGCGCTGGTCATCGGCCTGGCGTGGTGCGGGGAGATGGTGCTCTCGATCGATCGCCCCGATCGCGACGCCGTCGTGCTCCCAGGACTCACCGCGATGGCGGCGCTCGCGGTGCTGGCCCGCCGCTGGCCGGTGTTCTGCGGGCTGGCCGGTGCCGTCGCGCTCGGCGCGAGCACCATCGCGATCGGCTACTTCGACGCCGACTCCTACTCGTTCGGCCTGCTGGCCGTCCGGCCCACGGAGAACATCGCCGGCCTGGCCATGGTCGTCTACGTCTTCTGGCTGCGGCCCAAGCGCTACGCGATCCCGGTGACCACCGCGCTGGTCGTGTCGTGCCTGGTGGCGCTCTTCGCGCGTACCTCCGAGTCCTACGTCTACGCCAGCCAGGACGCCTCGCGCTCGGTCGGTGTCGGCTTCGTGGAGCTCGTCCTCGCCGTCGGCACCGGTGTGTACCTGCGAGGGCGCAAACCCCGCTCCGACGACACCCCGTTGCAGGCCCTGCTGCGCAGGCAGTGGCCCGTGATGGGCGTGCTGTTCGCGTTCCTGTGCCTGGAGCTGCTCAGCGGTGACGGCGTGGTGTCGACGGTGATCGTCGCGCTCGGCGGCGCGGTGCTGGCCGTGCTCGCGGTGCTCGCTCCGCTGCGCCCGTCGGAGACCACGATGCTGGGCGCGGTCGCGCTGGCGACCACGGCGCTGACGATGTGGATCACCGGCGCCGGGGCCAACACCTGGCTGCTCGGTCCGATCTCGCCATCGGCGATCGCATCGGGGATGATCCTGCTGGCCTTCAGCACCCGCTACGCGCCGCCCCGCAACGCCGTCTGGAACGGCTGCGCGCTGGTGGGCGCGGCCCTGTTCGCGCTGTTCGTGACGCCTTCCGGCGACTCGGTCCGGGTCGGCGACTACCTCAGCTTCCTGTTCATGGGCGGGTTGCTGCTCGTGCTGTCGGTGGGCACCGGCGTCTACTTCCGGGCCCGCGACGACGAGCGGGCCAGGACCGTGCACAGCGCGGTAAGCAGCGCCCAGCAGGCCGAGCGGATGGCGCTGGCCCGCGAGCTGCACGACGTCGTGGCCCACCACGTCACCGGCATCGTGGTGCAGGCGCAGGCCGCGCAGCTGGTGTCGGAGAAGAACCCGCAGGCCGCGACCGAGGCGCTGGCGCGGATCGCCGACAGCGGCACCGAGGCGCTGACGGCGATGCGCCGCCTGGTGGCCAGCATGCGCGGCGCCGAGCCGGCCGGTGCCTCGCAGGTCACCGAGCAGGCCACCACGGACCTCGAGGCCGACCTGCGGGCGTTGGTGCAGGGCGCGCAGCGGCACAGCTCCGAGAGCGTGAGTCGCGCCCACATCGACCTGTCGGTCGACATCCGCCACGAGATCCCGCTGGAGGTGGCGCGGTCCGCGCTGCGCGTCGTGCAGGAGTCGCTGACCAATAGCGGCAAGCACGCGCTCGACGTCTCGCGCGTCGAGGTCGCGGTCACCTCCAACGAGACCCACCTGCACACCCGCGTCGCCGACGACGGCAACGGCACGCACGCCCGTCCGGTCGGCGGGTCGGGCGGATACGGTTTGGTCGGAATGCGCGAGCGCGTGGAACTGCTCGGCGGCCGGTTCCACGCCGGCCCCGGTGACCACGTCGGCTGGCGCGTGGAGGCGTGGCTCCCGCTGGGCGAGCAGAACAAGGAAGAGGGCGCTGCATGA
- a CDS encoding FtsX-like permease family protein, with the protein MNPVQLALRVLRGDSRSRLSAVLTALGVAVGTALVVLLSSLPNAVDARGERSQWQYAEHAAPTGTSLSSADFVRGEQITRLDVSGDPRVPADAPRLPAPGQVLLSPRLAELTRTLPPGDLADRFPGEVVGTIGPEYLRYPEQLVAVVAHPPGALEATAADHEGGWAAAQAGTQDFLLKFLAWVGIALLAAPSLVLVASASRLTAARRERRLAALRLAGATPGQVVATVAAETAFAAVAGTAAGLLLGWPLRMLVMHVPWGGGTWLASDFTPSSATVLGVAAGIPALVVLAAVLGLRRVVRAPVGAAMEHSKKAPKVWRLLAIAAAAAFFVVGLAFAQKTGNIAVLLASLVVIVLSASVAGPWLTAVLGTLFSKLWRRPSTLLAGRRLRNDPKAAYRSASGVVLAVFVGSMALTLLPGFESQAGGGRSFKDSVLYMNVPDAQAAEQQRLITEQLARAGTDATVATAGRVVVKTPEDSYSGLVIGCAEAAEVSRMAVGACTGPPSVRADPALNLQASELRVVPTGGYGVSNGQEGGVPVPPGTPVRPLGGQDPDLIDSVLVDPSLVPGVLTTGETTVAVAPRGDADREEVRTAMALAAPGSLVQSRELVLAEEQTVLGDLRRITAIGLVIASVLAGCSAAITAASSVVDRRRTFGALIAAGTPRRVLARALRTEAALPALVATLGAGAGGVGVGYGLLSLFEIDGALSPWMFAPVALGVLVAVLAASASGPMLRRGASEPFADE; encoded by the coding sequence ATGAATCCCGTGCAGTTGGCGCTGCGCGTGCTGCGGGGCGACTCCCGCTCCCGGTTGTCGGCGGTGCTCACGGCGCTGGGCGTCGCGGTCGGCACCGCGCTGGTCGTACTGCTCTCGAGCCTGCCCAACGCCGTCGACGCGCGCGGGGAGCGCTCCCAGTGGCAGTACGCCGAGCACGCCGCGCCCACCGGCACCTCGCTGTCGAGCGCGGACTTCGTGCGGGGCGAGCAGATCACCCGGCTCGACGTCTCCGGCGACCCGCGCGTCCCGGCGGACGCACCGCGCCTCCCCGCGCCGGGGCAGGTCCTGCTCTCGCCACGGCTGGCCGAGCTGACCAGGACCCTGCCGCCGGGCGACCTCGCCGACCGCTTCCCCGGCGAGGTCGTCGGCACGATCGGCCCCGAGTACCTGCGCTACCCGGAACAGCTCGTCGCGGTGGTCGCGCACCCACCGGGCGCGCTGGAGGCCACCGCCGCCGACCACGAGGGCGGCTGGGCCGCCGCGCAGGCCGGCACACAGGACTTCCTGCTGAAGTTCCTGGCGTGGGTCGGGATCGCGCTGCTCGCGGCGCCGAGCCTGGTGCTGGTCGCCTCCGCGTCGCGGCTGACGGCCGCCCGCCGCGAACGGCGCCTCGCCGCGCTGCGGCTGGCTGGCGCGACCCCGGGCCAGGTCGTGGCCACCGTCGCCGCCGAGACCGCGTTCGCCGCCGTGGCGGGCACCGCGGCCGGGCTGCTGCTCGGCTGGCCGCTGCGGATGCTCGTGATGCACGTGCCGTGGGGCGGCGGCACCTGGCTCGCCTCCGACTTCACGCCCTCGTCGGCCACCGTCCTCGGCGTGGCCGCGGGAATTCCCGCGCTGGTCGTGCTCGCCGCGGTGCTCGGGCTCCGGCGGGTGGTGCGTGCGCCGGTCGGGGCGGCGATGGAGCACTCGAAGAAGGCGCCGAAGGTGTGGCGCCTGCTGGCGATCGCCGCGGCGGCCGCGTTCTTCGTCGTCGGCCTCGCGTTCGCGCAGAAGACCGGCAACATCGCCGTGCTGCTCGCCTCGCTCGTGGTGATCGTCCTGTCGGCGTCGGTCGCCGGACCGTGGCTGACCGCCGTGCTGGGGACGCTGTTCTCGAAGCTGTGGCGGCGGCCGTCGACCCTGCTGGCCGGACGCCGGCTGCGCAACGACCCGAAGGCCGCCTACCGCTCGGCGTCGGGCGTCGTGCTCGCAGTGTTCGTCGGCTCGATGGCCCTGACGCTGCTGCCCGGCTTCGAGTCGCAGGCAGGCGGCGGCCGGTCCTTCAAAGACTCCGTGCTGTACATGAACGTGCCCGACGCCCAGGCCGCTGAGCAGCAGCGACTCATCACCGAACAGCTCGCGCGCGCCGGCACCGACGCGACGGTGGCCACTGCAGGCAGGGTCGTCGTGAAGACGCCCGAGGATTCCTACTCCGGCCTGGTCATCGGCTGCGCCGAAGCGGCCGAGGTCAGCCGCATGGCAGTCGGGGCGTGCACCGGTCCGCCGAGCGTCCGCGCCGATCCGGCGCTGAACCTGCAGGCGTCCGAGCTCCGGGTGGTGCCCACCGGCGGCTACGGGGTGTCGAACGGCCAGGAAGGCGGAGTGCCGGTGCCGCCGGGCACGCCGGTGCGCCCGCTCGGGGGTCAGGACCCCGACCTCATCGACTCGGTGCTGGTCGACCCGAGCCTGGTGCCCGGCGTGCTGACCACCGGTGAGACCACGGTCGCGGTCGCTCCGCGCGGCGACGCGGACCGCGAGGAGGTGCGCACCGCGATGGCGCTGGCCGCGCCCGGCTCCCTCGTCCAGAGCCGCGAACTGGTGCTGGCCGAGGAGCAGACGGTCCTCGGCGACCTGCGCCGGATCACGGCGATCGGCCTGGTCATCGCGTCCGTGCTGGCCGGTTGCAGCGCCGCGATCACGGCCGCCTCGTCTGTGGTCGACCGGCGAAGGACCTTCGGCGCGCTGATCGCGGCAGGCACGCCACGGCGGGTGCTGGCGCGGGCGCTGCGCACCGAGGCCGCGCTGCCCGCCCTGGTGGCGACGCTCGGTGCGGGTGCCGGTGGTGTCGGGGTCGGTTACGGCCTGCTGAGCCTGTTCGAGATCGACGGGGCGCTCAGCCCCTGGATGTTCGCACCGGTCGCGCTCGGCGTGCTGGTCGCGGTCCTGGCGGCGTCGGCGAGCGGCCCGATGCTGCGCCGGGGCGCTTCCGAGCCGTTCGCGGACGAGTGA
- a CDS encoding nitric oxide synthase oxygenase encodes MTAIRGDATPAQQSAPAGSGSATTDVAAAEEFLRAFHDAHPEAGEPDPRLAEVRAEIARTGTYRHTPEELAYGARVALRDSGWCTSGVPWRRLLVRDLRGLRNASTVAKECFEHLRLATNAGRIQPLISVFAPDSPHEPGPRIWNEQVVRYAGYAGPGGEVLGDARYVGFTAAAERLGWRPPKTRGRFDHLPLIVETAHEGPRTFTVPRDLVQEVPLEHPDLPWFYKLGLRWHSVPLVSNMRLLIGGITYPAAPFNTWFVGTEIGTRGLADERAYGFTREVADQIGLDTTSERTLWRDRAIVEINRAVLYSFDSARVTITDHHSETLHRLAWLRTAPEEGTERPAFVAGGEAGRRARKGAPACFPLVARTAPARATGEPG; translated from the coding sequence GTGACGGCTATTCGCGGCGATGCAACCCCGGCCCAGCAGAGCGCTCCCGCAGGTTCCGGTTCGGCGACGACCGACGTCGCGGCGGCCGAGGAGTTCCTGCGCGCGTTCCACGACGCCCACCCGGAGGCCGGGGAGCCGGACCCGCGGCTGGCCGAGGTCCGCGCCGAGATCGCCAGGACCGGTACCTACCGGCACACCCCGGAGGAGCTCGCCTACGGCGCCCGCGTCGCGCTGCGCGACAGCGGATGGTGCACCAGCGGCGTCCCGTGGCGGCGGCTGCTCGTGCGCGACCTGCGCGGGCTGCGCAACGCCTCCACGGTGGCCAAGGAGTGCTTCGAGCACCTGCGGCTGGCCACCAACGCCGGTCGCATCCAGCCGCTGATCAGCGTCTTCGCCCCGGACTCCCCGCACGAGCCGGGGCCGCGCATCTGGAACGAGCAGGTGGTGCGCTACGCCGGCTACGCGGGTCCGGGCGGGGAGGTGCTCGGCGACGCCCGCTACGTCGGCTTCACCGCCGCCGCGGAGCGGCTGGGCTGGCGGCCGCCGAAGACCCGGGGGCGCTTCGACCACCTGCCGCTGATCGTGGAGACCGCCCACGAGGGGCCGAGGACGTTCACCGTCCCCAGGGACCTGGTGCAGGAGGTGCCCCTGGAGCACCCGGACCTGCCGTGGTTCTACAAGCTGGGGCTGCGCTGGCACAGCGTTCCGCTGGTCAGCAACATGCGGCTGCTCATCGGTGGGATCACCTACCCGGCGGCGCCGTTCAACACCTGGTTCGTCGGGACCGAGATCGGCACCCGCGGTCTGGCCGACGAGAGGGCCTACGGGTTCACCCGCGAAGTCGCTGACCAGATCGGCCTGGACACGACCTCGGAGCGGACACTGTGGCGGGACCGGGCCATCGTCGAGATCAACCGGGCGGTGCTGTACTCGTTCGACTCCGCCCGGGTCACCATCACCGACCACCACAGCGAGACGCTGCACCGGCTGGCATGGCTGCGCACGGCACCCGAGGAAGGCACCGAGCGGCCCGCGTTCGTCGCGGGCGGGGAAGCCGGCCGGCGGGCCAGGAAGGGAGCACCGGCGTGCTTCCCGCTGGTGGCCCGGACGGCGCCCGCCCGGGCCACCGGCGAACCGGGCTGA
- a CDS encoding response regulator: protein MIRVLIADDQEMVRAGFRMILESQGTIEVVGDVANGVDAVRVAREKRPDVCLMDIRMPGIDGLEATKQLAGPGVTDPVKVVVVTTFDLDEYVDAALANGASGFLLKDAGPALLLEAIQAAVRGDALVSPQITVRLLKHFSQSRERVRSAVAPPKEELTERELQVVRATAKGLTNTEIGRELFMSLSTVKTHLAAAQAKIGARNRVETAAWAWRSGLMENL, encoded by the coding sequence ATGATCCGGGTGCTGATCGCGGACGATCAGGAGATGGTGCGGGCGGGGTTCCGGATGATCCTGGAGTCCCAGGGGACCATCGAGGTCGTCGGCGATGTCGCCAACGGTGTCGACGCGGTGCGCGTGGCCCGCGAGAAGCGGCCCGACGTGTGCCTGATGGACATCCGGATGCCCGGCATCGACGGGCTGGAGGCGACCAAGCAGCTCGCCGGCCCCGGGGTGACCGACCCGGTGAAGGTAGTCGTGGTCACCACCTTCGACCTCGACGAGTACGTGGACGCCGCGCTGGCCAACGGCGCCAGCGGCTTCCTGCTCAAGGACGCCGGGCCCGCGTTGCTCCTCGAGGCGATCCAGGCCGCGGTGCGCGGTGACGCGCTGGTGTCGCCGCAGATCACGGTCCGGCTGCTGAAGCACTTCTCGCAGTCGCGGGAGAGGGTGCGCTCGGCGGTCGCGCCGCCGAAGGAGGAGCTGACCGAGCGCGAGCTGCAGGTCGTGCGCGCGACGGCGAAGGGGCTGACCAACACCGAGATCGGCCGGGAGCTGTTCATGTCCCTGTCCACGGTGAAGACCCATCTCGCGGCGGCGCAGGCGAAGATCGGCGCCCGCAACCGCGTCGAGACCGCGGCCTGGGCGTGGCGCAGCGGCCTCATGGAGAACCTCTGA
- a CDS encoding DUF418 domain-containing protein, translated as MFAIGILAAQWAFSHWWLRNFGWGPWSRSGAAPRGGGWSRCADRFAEPPARHPSGRSGHSETGRRAGATSHLADTSSAFRQRF; from the coding sequence ATGTTCGCGATCGGCATCCTGGCCGCCCAATGGGCCTTCTCGCACTGGTGGCTGCGCAACTTCGGCTGGGGCCCCTGGAGCCGGTCTGGCGCCGCGCCACGCGGTGGCGGCTGGTCCCGTTGCGCCGATCGGTTCGCTGAACCGCCCGCGCGTCACCCTTCCGGCCGGTCCGGTCACTCCGAGACCGGCCGGAGGGCCGGTGCCACCAGCCACTTGGCCGATACGTCCAGCGCCTTCCGACAGCGATTCTGA
- a CDS encoding RNA-guided endonuclease InsQ/TnpB family protein codes for MKRAYKYRVYPTVAQRQELLRTFGCVRKVYNLALDARTRAWFTERRRVNYTETSAMLTAWKKTDALSFLGEVSSVPLQRTLRHLQGAFTAFFDKRAQYPRFKSRKKSRQSAEYTRSAFTYRDGQLTLAKMPEPLGIVWSRPLPEGAEPSTVTVSRDAADRWFVSLLVETAVEQHIPADAAVGVDAGISSLVTLSTGEKITNPQHEKRDRAHLAKAQRELARKQKGSNNRAKARRKVARVHARITDRRRDHLHKVTTRLVRDNQTVVIEDLNVRGMLGNGKLARAISDAAWSQFRTMLEYKAGWYGREVIAVDRWFPSSKTCSACGRLTERMPLNVRTWTCSGCNTAHDRDVNAAKSILAAGLAVSACGAGVRPQRETSRTGQSAGKQEPSGASRKGIPALHGGE; via the coding sequence GTGAAGCGGGCGTACAAGTACCGCGTCTATCCGACCGTTGCGCAGCGGCAGGAGTTGCTGCGCACGTTCGGTTGCGTCCGCAAGGTCTACAACCTCGCCCTGGATGCCAGGACCCGCGCGTGGTTCACCGAGCGACGTCGGGTGAACTACACCGAGACCTCCGCGATGCTCACCGCGTGGAAGAAGACCGACGCGCTGTCGTTTCTGGGTGAGGTGTCGTCGGTGCCGTTGCAGCGAACGTTGCGGCATCTGCAGGGTGCGTTCACGGCGTTTTTCGACAAGCGCGCGCAGTACCCGCGTTTCAAGTCCCGCAAGAAGTCCCGCCAGTCGGCGGAGTACACCCGCTCGGCGTTCACGTACCGCGATGGGCAACTCACGCTGGCGAAGATGCCCGAACCTCTCGGCATCGTGTGGTCGCGCCCCCTGCCGGAGGGTGCGGAGCCGTCCACGGTGACCGTGTCGCGAGACGCGGCTGACCGGTGGTTCGTGTCCCTGCTGGTGGAAACGGCGGTGGAACAGCACATCCCGGCCGATGCCGCCGTGGGTGTGGACGCGGGCATCAGCTCGCTGGTCACGTTGTCGACCGGCGAGAAGATCACCAACCCCCAGCACGAGAAGCGGGACCGCGCCCATCTGGCAAAGGCTCAGCGGGAACTTGCCCGCAAGCAGAAGGGCAGCAACAACCGGGCCAAGGCCCGCCGGAAGGTCGCCCGTGTGCACGCGCGGATCACCGACCGGCGCCGGGACCACCTGCACAAGGTCACCACTCGACTCGTCCGCGACAACCAAACGGTCGTGATCGAAGACCTCAACGTGCGAGGCATGCTGGGCAACGGCAAGCTCGCACGCGCGATCTCCGATGCCGCGTGGTCGCAGTTCCGCACGATGCTGGAGTACAAGGCTGGCTGGTACGGCCGCGAGGTGATCGCGGTCGACCGGTGGTTTCCCTCCAGCAAGACGTGTTCCGCGTGCGGCAGGCTCACCGAGAGGATGCCGCTCAACGTCCGCACCTGGACGTGCTCCGGCTGCAACACGGCCCACGACCGGGACGTCAATGCCGCGAAGAGCATTCTGGCCGCCGGGCTGGCGGTGTCGGCCTGTGGAGCCGGTGTAAGACCTCAACGGGAGACCTCCCGGACGGGGCAGTCGGCTGGGAAGCAGGAACCTTCCGGCGCGAGCCGGAAGGGAATCCCCGCCCTTCACGGCGGGGAGTAG
- a CDS encoding ABC transporter ATP-binding protein, translating into MASGLLATGPSTGRPVLVGRGLVKRYGDHHALAGVDIGISAGEVLAIVGPSGSGKTTLLHVLTGVMRPDNGEVALDGHRVDRLGESKRSELRRREFGFVFQNGMLVAELTAEENTALPLLLAGANRQQAMAGAREWLGRLGLAGMETRRPGELSGGQAQRVAIARALAHQPKVIFADEPTGALDTRTGAETMRALLGAAASTGAAVVIVTHDRDLAARAGRIVEIRDGRIADGVVAA; encoded by the coding sequence ATGGCGTCCGGCCTGCTCGCGACCGGTCCGTCGACCGGGCGTCCGGTGCTGGTCGGGCGGGGTTTGGTCAAGCGCTACGGCGACCACCACGCGCTGGCGGGGGTGGACATCGGGATCTCGGCAGGCGAGGTGCTGGCCATCGTCGGGCCGTCCGGGTCGGGCAAGACGACCCTGCTGCACGTACTCACCGGTGTCATGCGCCCCGACAACGGTGAGGTGGCGCTCGACGGGCACCGGGTCGACCGCCTCGGCGAGTCCAAGCGCAGCGAGCTGCGCAGGCGGGAGTTCGGGTTCGTCTTCCAGAACGGCATGCTCGTCGCCGAGCTCACCGCCGAGGAGAACACCGCGCTGCCGTTGCTGCTGGCTGGCGCGAACCGGCAGCAGGCGATGGCCGGGGCCCGCGAGTGGCTCGGCAGGCTGGGACTGGCGGGCATGGAGACCCGGCGGCCCGGCGAGCTCTCGGGTGGTCAGGCGCAGCGCGTGGCCATCGCGCGGGCACTCGCCCACCAGCCGAAGGTGATCTTCGCCGACGAGCCGACCGGGGCGCTGGACACCCGCACCGGCGCGGAGACCATGCGCGCGCTGCTGGGCGCGGCGGCCTCGACCGGTGCGGCCGTGGTGATCGTGACGCACGACCGGGACCTCGCCGCCCGCGCGGGCCGCATCGTCGAGATCCGCGACGGCCGCATCGCCGACGGGGTGGTAGCGGCTTGA